From the genome of Papaver somniferum cultivar HN1 chromosome 2, ASM357369v1, whole genome shotgun sequence, one region includes:
- the LOC113349969 gene encoding myosin-binding protein 3-like isoform X1 produces the protein MDTKTAPSVKLQKGSRGFSAGLASAFHEWLLIFLLFVNAVFSYLVTKFARSNKLKTPCLLCSRLDHVIGNESPGFYKDLICGAHKLEISSLVYCHIHDKLADVRDMCEGCLFSFTSEKKSVLETNRFLVGKLGSNLESCFHLDDSPKDPSSKKQCSCCKETWNSRAYDQKFFQKKSAGPEGQGGHSHLNHSDGLETGNKKMSGQLKTSYLRSRSFEALSHIGYSELKLTSESESEIPLSEDDDDDDDDDTSTMAHNVEDPSKEIESNCIQPESATITAQILHNDFAPKKFISSSPAFSVHLPNEKIDVGEPDSLTPLHSTQGGLPTIAVEVPDDKTDAGEHNCLAPMHSDQAGSATLSVEVPKGKLDACEPNYLTPVLSDQTHSSTLSVTVPKEKFDVGEPDYLTPVLSDQPVLHALSVQIPKEKTDAGEPDYLTPVFSEQAGLPLLSVQIPNDQVDVGEPEYLTPLVSVRAGSPELPVLVQDENIDAHESNYLTPLAFSDAIGHGLEELDWHQSEQLDDPAAPAEVVPQKDIPSTQIAKSVAEASGGTLDTSGTGLDQAVTIKTERVAEFENDQISTGGLCSRKDEATDTLHAEETGNSGQSHGTEDDEMPKLEAGHTTPNPVNSTDSLKLVIGNKGNPISTIFAEQLTPKNSTIHEDLKLLLSQAARGVESSSNDMSPRALDRYESGIESLDGSVVSEIDGESVIDRLKRQIEHDRKSMNALYKELEEERNASAVAANQAMAMITRLQEEKASLHMEALQYLRMMEEQAEYDVDALQKANDLLAEREKDIQDLEEELDIYRIKFPDIDAIQDSWHDLGGGDMKIEQSDVNCSNLPNNLLLSEKSKDGNKPGEIDARVGYTSLIKDSLSEFEDEKLYITRCLKKLETRLNLLLSNKVYANKSHSGYLGEECHGVNSSSLQNGHLEENESLGNKGSTYIGEISVEESSNSPAGNDQLLSKENHHSDSYPQKESTADRDADLVSLENEVAELNERLEALEEDRTFVKHTINALRKSGEGMQFVQEIAHHLRELRRIGTKRIEQAVT, from the exons ATGGATACAAAGACAGCTCCATCTGTTAAACTACAGAAAGGTTCAAGGGGTTTCTCAGCTGGTTTAGCTTCTGCATTTCATGagtggttgttgattttcttatTGTTTGTTAATGCTGTGTTCTCATACTTGGTGACAAAATTTGCTCGATCCAACAAATTGAAAACTCCGTGCCTTTTATGTTCGAGGCTTGATCATGTCATAGGCAACGAAAGCCCTGGATTCTATAAGGATTTGATTTGTGGTGCTCATAAGCTAGAGATCTCATCTTTGGTTTACTGCCATATTCATGATAAGCTAGCTGATGTACGTGATATGTGTGAAGGCTGCCTCTTCTCATTTACCTCAGAGAAGAAATCTGTCTTGGAAACAAACCGGTTTTTAGTTGGTAAGTTGGGAAGTAATCTTGAATCTTGTTTCCAtctggatgattcacctaagGATCCATCTAGTAAAAAGCAGTGTTCTTGTTGCAAggagacatggaattcaagagcATATGATCAAAAATTCTTCCAAAAAAAATCAGCTGGGCCTGAGGGTCAAGGGGGACACAGTCATCTTAATCACAGTGATGGTTTGGAGACAGGAAACAAGAAGATGTCGGGGCAACTGAAAACTTCTTATCTCCGGAGTCGCAGTTTTGAGGCTTTGTCTCATATAGGGTACAGTGAGCTCAAACTTACATCTGAGTCTGAGTCAGAGATACCGCTCTccgaagacgatgatgatgatgacgatgatgatacaAGTACAATGGCTCACAATGTAGAAGATCCCAGTAAAGAGATTGAATCCAATTGTATTCAACCAGAATCTGCTACCATTACCGCACAAATCTTACATAATGATTTTGCCCCGAAGAAGTTTATTTCTAGTTCACCTGCATTTTCGGTTCATCTTCCAAATGAGAAAATTGATGTGGGAGAACCCGATTCTTTGACACCATTACATTCAACTCAAGGTGGTTTACCTACAATTGCGGTGGAAGTTCCAGACGACAAAACTGATGCGGGTGAACATAATTGTTTGGCACCAATGCACTCAGATCAAGCTGGTTCGGCTACCCTTTCAGTTGAAGTTCCGAAAGGAAAACTTGATGCATGTGAACCCAATTATTTGACACCAGTATTATCAGATCAAACTCATTCGTCTACACTTTCTGTTACAGTTCCAAAAGAGAAGTTTGACGTGGGTGAGCCTGATTATTTGACTCCAGTTCTTTCAGATCAACCTGTTTTACATGCACTTTCTGTACAAATCCCGAAAGAGAAAACTGATGCGGGTGAACCTGATTATCTGACGCCTGTATTTTCGGAACAAGCTGGTTTACCTTTACTTTCAGTTCAAATCCCAAATGACCAAGTTGATGTGGGTGAACCAGAATATTTGACACCTTTAGTATCAGTCCGAGCTGGTTCACCTGAACTTCCAGTACTGGTTCAGGATGAGAATATAGATGCTCATGAATCCAATTATTTGACACCTTTAGCATTTTCTGATGCTATTGGTCATGGTTTAGAGGAGCTTGACTGGCATCAATCTGAACAGCTAGATGATCCCGCTGCACCAGCTGAAGTCGTCCCTCAGAAAGATATTCCTTCGACACAAATTGCGAAATCAGTTGCTGAAGCTTCTGGGGGGACCT TAGATACTAGTGGAACTGGTCTCGACCAGGCAGTTACAATCAAGACAGAGAGAGTCGCTGAGTTTGAAAATGATCAAATCTCAACAGGTGGTCTATGTTCGCGGAAGGACGAGGCAACAGACACTC TACATGCAGAAGAAACTGGTAATAGTGGACAGAGTCATGGAACCGAGGACGATGAGATGCCTAAGTTGGAAGCTGGACATACTACTCCCAATCCAGTGAATTCAACCGATTCCCTCAAGCTGGTTATTGGTAATAAGGGGAATCCAATATCAACTATTTTCGCTGAACAACTTACCCCGAAGAATTCCACAATTCATGAAGATCTGAAGCTCTTGCTCTCACAAGCTGCTCGTGGAGTTGAATCATCTTCAAATGACATGAGTCCAAGGGCACTCGACAGATACGAATCTGGGATCGAGTCTTTAGATGGAAGTGTTGTGAGTGAGATTGATGGCGAGAGTGTGATTGATCGGTTGAAGCGGCAGATTGAGCATGACAGGAAATCCATGAATGCTTTGTACaaggaattagaagaagaaagaaatgctTCCGCAGTTGCTGCGAATCAGGCTATGGCCATGATTACTAGGTTGCAGGAGGAAAAGGCATCACTTCATATGGAAGCCCTACAATACCTAAGGATGATGGAAGAGCAAGCTGAATATGATGTAGATGCGCTCCAAAAAGCAAATGATCTCCTTGCTGAAAGAGAGAAAGATATCCAAGATCTGGAAGAGGAGCTTGACATTTATAGGATAAAGTTCCCAGATATTGATGCAATTCAGGATTCATGGCATGATTTGGGTGGGGGAGATATGAAAATTGAGCAGTCTGATGTTAATTGCAGCAATCTTCCTAATAACCTCTTGCTTAGCGAGAAATCTAAGGATGGAAATAAACCTGGGGAAATTGATGCAAGAGTTGGGTATACTAGCCTCATTAAGGATTCTTTGTCTGAATTTGAAGATGAAAAATTATACATTACTCGATGTTTAAAGAAGTTGGAGACACGGCTCAATTTATTGTTGAGTAACAAAGTTTATGCAAACAAGTCTCATAGTGGATATTTAGGTGAAGAATGTCACGGAGTGAATAGTTCATCCCTACAGAACGGTCATTTGGAAGAGAATGAGTCTTTGGGGAATAAGGGCTCTACATATATAGGGGAAAtttctgttgaagaaagctcCAACTCACCAGCTGGTAATGACCAGCTCTTAAGCAAAGAAAATCATCATTCTGACTCTTATCCACAGAAAGAGTCCACTGCAGATAGAGATGCAGATTTAGTCTCTCTCGAAAACGAAGTTGCAGAACTGAATGAGAGATTGGAAGCACTTGAAGAAGATCGGACTTTTGTCAAACACACTATAAATGCACTTCGAAAAAGTGGAGAAGGAATGCAGTTTGTTCAGGAGATAGCTCATCACCTGCGCGAATTACGCAGGATTGGGACAAAAAGAATAGAACAGGCTGTTACCTGA
- the LOC113349969 gene encoding myosin-binding protein 3-like isoform X3 — protein MDTKTAPSVKLQKGSRGFSAGLASAFHEWLLIFLLFVNAVFSYLVTKFARSNKLKTPCLLCSRLDHVIGNESPGFYKDLICGAHKLEISSLVYCHIHDKLADVRDMCEGCLFSFTSEKKSVLETNRFLVGKLGSNLESCFHLDDSPKDPSSKKQCSCCKETWNSRAYDQKFFQKKSAGPEGQGGHSHLNHSDGLETGNKKMSGQLKTSYLRSRSFEALSHIGYSELKLTSESESEIPLSEDDDDDDDDDTSTMAHNVEDPSKEIESNCIQPESATITAQILHNDFAPKKFISSSPAFSVHLPNEKIDVGEPDSLTPLHSTQGGLPTIAVEVPDDKTDAGEHNCLAPMHSDQAGSATLSVEVPKGKLDACEPNYLTPVLSDQTHSSTLSVTVPKEKFDVGEPDYLTPVLSDQPVLHALSVQIPKEKTDAGEPDYLTPVFSEQAGLPLLSVQIPNDQVDVGEPEYLTPLVSVRAGSPELPVLVQDENIDAHESNYLTPLAFSDAIGHGLEELDWHQSEQLDDPAAPAEVVPQKDIPSTQIAKSVAEASGGTLDTSGTGLDQAVTIKTERVAEFENDQISTGGLCSRKDEATDTQETGNSGQSHGTEDDEMPKLEAGHTTPNPVNSTDSLKLVIGNKGNPISTIFAEQLTPKNSTIHEDLKLLLSQAARGVESSSNDMSPRALDRYESGIESLDGSVVSEIDGESVIDRLKRQIEHDRKSMNALYKELEEERNASAVAANQAMAMITRLQEEKASLHMEALQYLRMMEEQAEYDVDALQKANDLLAEREKDIQDLEEELDIYRIKFPDIDAIQDSWHDLGGGDMKIEQSDVNCSNLPNNLLLSEKSKDGNKPGEIDARVGYTSLIKDSLSEFEDEKLYITRCLKKLETRLNLLLSNKVYANKSHSGYLGEECHGVNSSSLQNGHLEENESLGNKGSTYIGEISVEESSNSPAGNDQLLSKENHHSDSYPQKESTADRDADLVSLENEVAELNERLEALEEDRTFVKHTINALRKSGEGMQFVQEIAHHLRELRRIGTKRIEQAVT, from the exons ATGGATACAAAGACAGCTCCATCTGTTAAACTACAGAAAGGTTCAAGGGGTTTCTCAGCTGGTTTAGCTTCTGCATTTCATGagtggttgttgattttcttatTGTTTGTTAATGCTGTGTTCTCATACTTGGTGACAAAATTTGCTCGATCCAACAAATTGAAAACTCCGTGCCTTTTATGTTCGAGGCTTGATCATGTCATAGGCAACGAAAGCCCTGGATTCTATAAGGATTTGATTTGTGGTGCTCATAAGCTAGAGATCTCATCTTTGGTTTACTGCCATATTCATGATAAGCTAGCTGATGTACGTGATATGTGTGAAGGCTGCCTCTTCTCATTTACCTCAGAGAAGAAATCTGTCTTGGAAACAAACCGGTTTTTAGTTGGTAAGTTGGGAAGTAATCTTGAATCTTGTTTCCAtctggatgattcacctaagGATCCATCTAGTAAAAAGCAGTGTTCTTGTTGCAAggagacatggaattcaagagcATATGATCAAAAATTCTTCCAAAAAAAATCAGCTGGGCCTGAGGGTCAAGGGGGACACAGTCATCTTAATCACAGTGATGGTTTGGAGACAGGAAACAAGAAGATGTCGGGGCAACTGAAAACTTCTTATCTCCGGAGTCGCAGTTTTGAGGCTTTGTCTCATATAGGGTACAGTGAGCTCAAACTTACATCTGAGTCTGAGTCAGAGATACCGCTCTccgaagacgatgatgatgatgacgatgatgatacaAGTACAATGGCTCACAATGTAGAAGATCCCAGTAAAGAGATTGAATCCAATTGTATTCAACCAGAATCTGCTACCATTACCGCACAAATCTTACATAATGATTTTGCCCCGAAGAAGTTTATTTCTAGTTCACCTGCATTTTCGGTTCATCTTCCAAATGAGAAAATTGATGTGGGAGAACCCGATTCTTTGACACCATTACATTCAACTCAAGGTGGTTTACCTACAATTGCGGTGGAAGTTCCAGACGACAAAACTGATGCGGGTGAACATAATTGTTTGGCACCAATGCACTCAGATCAAGCTGGTTCGGCTACCCTTTCAGTTGAAGTTCCGAAAGGAAAACTTGATGCATGTGAACCCAATTATTTGACACCAGTATTATCAGATCAAACTCATTCGTCTACACTTTCTGTTACAGTTCCAAAAGAGAAGTTTGACGTGGGTGAGCCTGATTATTTGACTCCAGTTCTTTCAGATCAACCTGTTTTACATGCACTTTCTGTACAAATCCCGAAAGAGAAAACTGATGCGGGTGAACCTGATTATCTGACGCCTGTATTTTCGGAACAAGCTGGTTTACCTTTACTTTCAGTTCAAATCCCAAATGACCAAGTTGATGTGGGTGAACCAGAATATTTGACACCTTTAGTATCAGTCCGAGCTGGTTCACCTGAACTTCCAGTACTGGTTCAGGATGAGAATATAGATGCTCATGAATCCAATTATTTGACACCTTTAGCATTTTCTGATGCTATTGGTCATGGTTTAGAGGAGCTTGACTGGCATCAATCTGAACAGCTAGATGATCCCGCTGCACCAGCTGAAGTCGTCCCTCAGAAAGATATTCCTTCGACACAAATTGCGAAATCAGTTGCTGAAGCTTCTGGGGGGACCT TAGATACTAGTGGAACTGGTCTCGACCAGGCAGTTACAATCAAGACAGAGAGAGTCGCTGAGTTTGAAAATGATCAAATCTCAACAGGTGGTCTATGTTCGCGGAAGGACGAGGCAACAGACACTC AAGAAACTGGTAATAGTGGACAGAGTCATGGAACCGAGGACGATGAGATGCCTAAGTTGGAAGCTGGACATACTACTCCCAATCCAGTGAATTCAACCGATTCCCTCAAGCTGGTTATTGGTAATAAGGGGAATCCAATATCAACTATTTTCGCTGAACAACTTACCCCGAAGAATTCCACAATTCATGAAGATCTGAAGCTCTTGCTCTCACAAGCTGCTCGTGGAGTTGAATCATCTTCAAATGACATGAGTCCAAGGGCACTCGACAGATACGAATCTGGGATCGAGTCTTTAGATGGAAGTGTTGTGAGTGAGATTGATGGCGAGAGTGTGATTGATCGGTTGAAGCGGCAGATTGAGCATGACAGGAAATCCATGAATGCTTTGTACaaggaattagaagaagaaagaaatgctTCCGCAGTTGCTGCGAATCAGGCTATGGCCATGATTACTAGGTTGCAGGAGGAAAAGGCATCACTTCATATGGAAGCCCTACAATACCTAAGGATGATGGAAGAGCAAGCTGAATATGATGTAGATGCGCTCCAAAAAGCAAATGATCTCCTTGCTGAAAGAGAGAAAGATATCCAAGATCTGGAAGAGGAGCTTGACATTTATAGGATAAAGTTCCCAGATATTGATGCAATTCAGGATTCATGGCATGATTTGGGTGGGGGAGATATGAAAATTGAGCAGTCTGATGTTAATTGCAGCAATCTTCCTAATAACCTCTTGCTTAGCGAGAAATCTAAGGATGGAAATAAACCTGGGGAAATTGATGCAAGAGTTGGGTATACTAGCCTCATTAAGGATTCTTTGTCTGAATTTGAAGATGAAAAATTATACATTACTCGATGTTTAAAGAAGTTGGAGACACGGCTCAATTTATTGTTGAGTAACAAAGTTTATGCAAACAAGTCTCATAGTGGATATTTAGGTGAAGAATGTCACGGAGTGAATAGTTCATCCCTACAGAACGGTCATTTGGAAGAGAATGAGTCTTTGGGGAATAAGGGCTCTACATATATAGGGGAAAtttctgttgaagaaagctcCAACTCACCAGCTGGTAATGACCAGCTCTTAAGCAAAGAAAATCATCATTCTGACTCTTATCCACAGAAAGAGTCCACTGCAGATAGAGATGCAGATTTAGTCTCTCTCGAAAACGAAGTTGCAGAACTGAATGAGAGATTGGAAGCACTTGAAGAAGATCGGACTTTTGTCAAACACACTATAAATGCACTTCGAAAAAGTGGAGAAGGAATGCAGTTTGTTCAGGAGATAGCTCATCACCTGCGCGAATTACGCAGGATTGGGACAAAAAGAATAGAACAGGCTGTTACCTGA
- the LOC113349969 gene encoding myosin-binding protein 3-like isoform X2 — protein MDTKTAPSVKLQKGSRGFSAGLASAFHEWLLIFLLFVNAVFSYLVTKFARSNKLKTPCLLCSRLDHVIGNESPGFYKDLICGAHKLEISSLVYCHIHDKLADVRDMCEGCLFSFTSEKKSVLETNRFLVGKLGSNLESCFHLDDSPKDPSSKKQCSCCKETWNSRAYDQKFFQKKSAGPEGQGGHSHLNHSDGLETGNKKMSGQLKTSYLRSRSFEALSHIGYSELKLTSESESEIPLSEDDDDDDDDDTSTMAHNVEDPSKEIESNCIQPESATITAQILHNDFAPKKFISSSPAFSVHLPNEKIDVGEPDSLTPLHSTQGGLPTIAVEVPDDKTDAGEHNCLAPMHSDQAGSATLSVEVPKGKLDACEPNYLTPVLSDQTHSSTLSVTVPKEKFDVGEPDYLTPVLSDQPVLHALSVQIPKEKTDAGEPDYLTPVFSEQAGLPLLSVQIPNDQVDVGEPEYLTPLVSVRAGSPELPVLVQDENIDAHESNYLTPLAFSDAIGHGLEELDWHQSEQLDDPAAPAEVVPQKDIPSTQIAKSVAEASGGTYTSGTGLDQAVTIKTERVAEFENDQISTGGLCSRKDEATDTLHAEETGNSGQSHGTEDDEMPKLEAGHTTPNPVNSTDSLKLVIGNKGNPISTIFAEQLTPKNSTIHEDLKLLLSQAARGVESSSNDMSPRALDRYESGIESLDGSVVSEIDGESVIDRLKRQIEHDRKSMNALYKELEEERNASAVAANQAMAMITRLQEEKASLHMEALQYLRMMEEQAEYDVDALQKANDLLAEREKDIQDLEEELDIYRIKFPDIDAIQDSWHDLGGGDMKIEQSDVNCSNLPNNLLLSEKSKDGNKPGEIDARVGYTSLIKDSLSEFEDEKLYITRCLKKLETRLNLLLSNKVYANKSHSGYLGEECHGVNSSSLQNGHLEENESLGNKGSTYIGEISVEESSNSPAGNDQLLSKENHHSDSYPQKESTADRDADLVSLENEVAELNERLEALEEDRTFVKHTINALRKSGEGMQFVQEIAHHLRELRRIGTKRIEQAVT, from the exons ATGGATACAAAGACAGCTCCATCTGTTAAACTACAGAAAGGTTCAAGGGGTTTCTCAGCTGGTTTAGCTTCTGCATTTCATGagtggttgttgattttcttatTGTTTGTTAATGCTGTGTTCTCATACTTGGTGACAAAATTTGCTCGATCCAACAAATTGAAAACTCCGTGCCTTTTATGTTCGAGGCTTGATCATGTCATAGGCAACGAAAGCCCTGGATTCTATAAGGATTTGATTTGTGGTGCTCATAAGCTAGAGATCTCATCTTTGGTTTACTGCCATATTCATGATAAGCTAGCTGATGTACGTGATATGTGTGAAGGCTGCCTCTTCTCATTTACCTCAGAGAAGAAATCTGTCTTGGAAACAAACCGGTTTTTAGTTGGTAAGTTGGGAAGTAATCTTGAATCTTGTTTCCAtctggatgattcacctaagGATCCATCTAGTAAAAAGCAGTGTTCTTGTTGCAAggagacatggaattcaagagcATATGATCAAAAATTCTTCCAAAAAAAATCAGCTGGGCCTGAGGGTCAAGGGGGACACAGTCATCTTAATCACAGTGATGGTTTGGAGACAGGAAACAAGAAGATGTCGGGGCAACTGAAAACTTCTTATCTCCGGAGTCGCAGTTTTGAGGCTTTGTCTCATATAGGGTACAGTGAGCTCAAACTTACATCTGAGTCTGAGTCAGAGATACCGCTCTccgaagacgatgatgatgatgacgatgatgatacaAGTACAATGGCTCACAATGTAGAAGATCCCAGTAAAGAGATTGAATCCAATTGTATTCAACCAGAATCTGCTACCATTACCGCACAAATCTTACATAATGATTTTGCCCCGAAGAAGTTTATTTCTAGTTCACCTGCATTTTCGGTTCATCTTCCAAATGAGAAAATTGATGTGGGAGAACCCGATTCTTTGACACCATTACATTCAACTCAAGGTGGTTTACCTACAATTGCGGTGGAAGTTCCAGACGACAAAACTGATGCGGGTGAACATAATTGTTTGGCACCAATGCACTCAGATCAAGCTGGTTCGGCTACCCTTTCAGTTGAAGTTCCGAAAGGAAAACTTGATGCATGTGAACCCAATTATTTGACACCAGTATTATCAGATCAAACTCATTCGTCTACACTTTCTGTTACAGTTCCAAAAGAGAAGTTTGACGTGGGTGAGCCTGATTATTTGACTCCAGTTCTTTCAGATCAACCTGTTTTACATGCACTTTCTGTACAAATCCCGAAAGAGAAAACTGATGCGGGTGAACCTGATTATCTGACGCCTGTATTTTCGGAACAAGCTGGTTTACCTTTACTTTCAGTTCAAATCCCAAATGACCAAGTTGATGTGGGTGAACCAGAATATTTGACACCTTTAGTATCAGTCCGAGCTGGTTCACCTGAACTTCCAGTACTGGTTCAGGATGAGAATATAGATGCTCATGAATCCAATTATTTGACACCTTTAGCATTTTCTGATGCTATTGGTCATGGTTTAGAGGAGCTTGACTGGCATCAATCTGAACAGCTAGATGATCCCGCTGCACCAGCTGAAGTCGTCCCTCAGAAAGATATTCCTTCGACACAAATTGCGAAATCAGTTGCTGAAGCTTCTGGGGGGACCT ATACTAGTGGAACTGGTCTCGACCAGGCAGTTACAATCAAGACAGAGAGAGTCGCTGAGTTTGAAAATGATCAAATCTCAACAGGTGGTCTATGTTCGCGGAAGGACGAGGCAACAGACACTC TACATGCAGAAGAAACTGGTAATAGTGGACAGAGTCATGGAACCGAGGACGATGAGATGCCTAAGTTGGAAGCTGGACATACTACTCCCAATCCAGTGAATTCAACCGATTCCCTCAAGCTGGTTATTGGTAATAAGGGGAATCCAATATCAACTATTTTCGCTGAACAACTTACCCCGAAGAATTCCACAATTCATGAAGATCTGAAGCTCTTGCTCTCACAAGCTGCTCGTGGAGTTGAATCATCTTCAAATGACATGAGTCCAAGGGCACTCGACAGATACGAATCTGGGATCGAGTCTTTAGATGGAAGTGTTGTGAGTGAGATTGATGGCGAGAGTGTGATTGATCGGTTGAAGCGGCAGATTGAGCATGACAGGAAATCCATGAATGCTTTGTACaaggaattagaagaagaaagaaatgctTCCGCAGTTGCTGCGAATCAGGCTATGGCCATGATTACTAGGTTGCAGGAGGAAAAGGCATCACTTCATATGGAAGCCCTACAATACCTAAGGATGATGGAAGAGCAAGCTGAATATGATGTAGATGCGCTCCAAAAAGCAAATGATCTCCTTGCTGAAAGAGAGAAAGATATCCAAGATCTGGAAGAGGAGCTTGACATTTATAGGATAAAGTTCCCAGATATTGATGCAATTCAGGATTCATGGCATGATTTGGGTGGGGGAGATATGAAAATTGAGCAGTCTGATGTTAATTGCAGCAATCTTCCTAATAACCTCTTGCTTAGCGAGAAATCTAAGGATGGAAATAAACCTGGGGAAATTGATGCAAGAGTTGGGTATACTAGCCTCATTAAGGATTCTTTGTCTGAATTTGAAGATGAAAAATTATACATTACTCGATGTTTAAAGAAGTTGGAGACACGGCTCAATTTATTGTTGAGTAACAAAGTTTATGCAAACAAGTCTCATAGTGGATATTTAGGTGAAGAATGTCACGGAGTGAATAGTTCATCCCTACAGAACGGTCATTTGGAAGAGAATGAGTCTTTGGGGAATAAGGGCTCTACATATATAGGGGAAAtttctgttgaagaaagctcCAACTCACCAGCTGGTAATGACCAGCTCTTAAGCAAAGAAAATCATCATTCTGACTCTTATCCACAGAAAGAGTCCACTGCAGATAGAGATGCAGATTTAGTCTCTCTCGAAAACGAAGTTGCAGAACTGAATGAGAGATTGGAAGCACTTGAAGAAGATCGGACTTTTGTCAAACACACTATAAATGCACTTCGAAAAAGTGGAGAAGGAATGCAGTTTGTTCAGGAGATAGCTCATCACCTGCGCGAATTACGCAGGATTGGGACAAAAAGAATAGAACAGGCTGTTACCTGA